In one Streptomyces marincola genomic region, the following are encoded:
- a CDS encoding tyrosine-type recombinase/integrase, which produces MLRSGGLRVRAGRWLLRWLVRAVPASWRELAVLCRTANVRSVRVHDFRHTCATLLLAQGVDARTIMETLGRSTITMTLDTYAHVMETTLKAAAARMDDALGLASGGEEESGAEGAPESR; this is translated from the coding sequence ATGTTGCGGAGCGGCGGCTTGCGTGTGAGGGCAGGGCGTTGGTTGTTGAGGTGGTTGGTGAGGGCGGTACCTGCTTCGTGGAGGGAACTCGCGGTGCTCTGCCGGACTGCGAACGTGCGGAGCGTCCGCGTTCATGATTTTCGACACACGTGTGCCACGCTGCTGCTGGCACAGGGGGTGGACGCCCGGACGATTATGGAGACCTTGGGGCGCAGCACGATCACGATGACGCTGGACACCTACGCGCACGTGATGGAGACAACGCTCAAGGCGGCTGCCGCCCGGATGGATGACGCCCTCGGGCTGGCCAGTGGGGGAGAGGAGGAAAGCGGCGCGGAAGGAGCTCCAGAGAGCCGCTGA
- a CDS encoding lipase maturation factor family protein, protein MDWTAAPDAWLSRLVIQRGVAVVYLLAFLAALREFRVLAGERGLTPAPAFLRRVPFRRAPGLFHLHYSDRALAAVAWSGAALSAAVAAGAADAVPLGGSMALWAVLWVLYLSVVNAGQTWYAYGWESLLLEAGFLMVFLGNDDIAPPTVTLYLVLWLVFRVELGAGLIKWRGDPCWRDLTCLYHHHETQPMPGPLSWWFHHLPRPLHRVEAAANHVTQLIVPFGLFLPQPLATWAALAVIATQLWLVASGNFAWLNWLTMILALAAVDGATAARHLPLPAPPDGQGDAPAWFTVAVLAVAAAVAVLSYWPVRNLLSSRQQMNRAYNGAHLVNAYGAFGSVTRVRHEIVFEGTSDPDPGPDTRWRAYEFHGKPGDPRRLPRQFAPFHLRLDWQLWIAALSPHAPAPWLRPLVRRLREGDPAVLALLRANPFPGRPPAHVRARVHRYRFTTPRERRETRAWWHRTPLGVLLTTEHG, encoded by the coding sequence ATGGACTGGACCGCCGCCCCCGACGCCTGGCTGAGCCGGCTGGTGATCCAGCGCGGCGTGGCCGTGGTCTACCTGCTCGCGTTCCTCGCCGCGCTCCGCGAGTTCCGCGTGCTCGCCGGGGAGCGCGGGCTGACGCCCGCGCCCGCGTTCCTGCGGCGCGTGCCGTTCCGCCGCGCGCCCGGCTTGTTCCACCTGCACTACTCGGACCGCGCCCTCGCGGCGGTGGCCTGGTCGGGGGCGGCGCTCTCCGCCGCCGTGGCGGCCGGCGCGGCCGACGCCGTGCCGCTCGGCGGCTCGATGGCCCTGTGGGCGGTGCTCTGGGTGCTGTACCTGTCGGTGGTCAACGCGGGGCAGACCTGGTACGCGTACGGCTGGGAGTCCCTGCTGCTCGAAGCCGGCTTCCTGATGGTCTTCCTCGGCAACGACGACATCGCGCCGCCGACCGTGACCCTGTACCTCGTGCTGTGGCTCGTCTTCCGCGTCGAGCTCGGGGCCGGGCTGATCAAGTGGCGCGGCGACCCCTGCTGGCGCGACCTGACCTGCCTGTACCACCACCACGAGACCCAGCCGATGCCGGGCCCGCTCAGCTGGTGGTTCCACCACCTGCCGCGACCGCTGCACCGCGTGGAGGCGGCGGCGAACCACGTCACCCAACTGATCGTGCCCTTCGGCCTGTTCCTGCCGCAGCCGCTGGCCACCTGGGCGGCGCTCGCCGTGATCGCCACCCAGCTGTGGCTCGTCGCCTCGGGGAACTTCGCCTGGCTCAACTGGCTCACCATGATCCTCGCCCTGGCCGCAGTCGACGGCGCGACGGCCGCGCGCCACCTGCCTCTTCCCGCCCCTCCCGACGGGCAGGGGGACGCCCCCGCCTGGTTCACGGTCGCCGTCCTCGCGGTGGCCGCGGCGGTCGCCGTCCTGAGCTACTGGCCGGTGCGGAACCTGCTGTCCTCCCGCCAGCAGATGAACCGCGCCTACAACGGCGCGCACCTGGTGAACGCCTACGGCGCGTTCGGCAGCGTGACCCGGGTGCGGCACGAGATCGTGTTCGAGGGCACCTCGGACCCCGACCCAGGACCCGACACCCGGTGGCGCGCGTACGAGTTCCACGGCAAGCCGGGCGACCCGCGCCGCCTGCCCCGGCAGTTCGCCCCGTTCCACCTGCGCCTGGACTGGCAGCTCTGGATCGCCGCGCTGTCCCCGCACGCCCCCGCGCCGTGGCTGCGCCCCCTGGTCCGCCGCCTGCGCGAGGGCGACCCCGCCGTCCTGGCGCTGCTGCGCGCCAACCCCTTCCCCGGGCGGCCGCCCGCCCACGTCAGGGCCCGCGTCCACCGCTACCGGTTCACCACGCCGCGCGAACGCCGCGAGACCCGCGCCTGGTGGCACCGCACCCCGCTGGGGGTGCTCCTCACCACGGAGCACGGCTGA
- a CDS encoding acetylxylan esterase produces MPLTDMPLDELRAYRPELTEPDDFDDFWSGTLGAARAATAAPAEFRPVPGARLTSVEVFDVRFPGWDGQPVAAWLLLPRAPGPLPAVVTYQGYGGGRGLPEEHLLWSAAGYAHLVVDSRGQGHETPDPDPARAPQWVGGFMTRGITSPAEYYYRRLMTDCVRAVDALRAHPAVDADRIVVHGGSQGGGLALATAGLAGDAVAAALVDVPFLCHYRRGADIASAGPYPELVQYLGVHRRVDPARVFGTLGYFDGVHFAPRAHAPALFSVGLMDPVCPPSTVFAAYNRYAGEKDITVWEFGDHGGGRASQAVTQLDWLAGRGLGTRG; encoded by the coding sequence ATGCCGCTGACCGACATGCCCCTGGACGAACTGCGGGCCTACCGCCCCGAGCTCACGGAGCCGGACGACTTCGACGACTTCTGGTCGGGCACCCTCGGCGCGGCCAGGGCCGCCACCGCCGCGCCCGCCGAGTTCCGGCCGGTGCCCGGCGCGCGGCTGACGTCCGTGGAGGTGTTCGACGTGCGCTTCCCCGGCTGGGACGGCCAGCCGGTCGCCGCCTGGCTGCTGCTGCCCCGGGCGCCCGGCCCGCTGCCCGCGGTCGTGACCTACCAGGGCTACGGCGGCGGTCGGGGACTGCCGGAGGAGCACCTGCTGTGGAGCGCCGCCGGGTACGCGCACCTCGTGGTCGACAGCCGGGGCCAGGGGCACGAGACGCCCGACCCCGACCCGGCGCGTGCGCCGCAGTGGGTCGGCGGGTTCATGACCCGGGGGATAACGAGTCCGGCGGAGTACTACTACCGCCGGCTGATGACCGACTGCGTCCGCGCCGTCGACGCGCTGCGCGCGCACCCGGCCGTGGACGCGGACCGGATCGTCGTGCACGGCGGCAGCCAGGGCGGCGGCCTCGCCCTGGCGACGGCGGGTCTGGCCGGCGACGCGGTGGCGGCGGCCCTGGTGGACGTGCCGTTCCTGTGCCACTACCGGCGGGGCGCCGACATCGCCTCCGCCGGGCCCTACCCCGAACTGGTCCAGTACCTCGGCGTGCACCGGCGGGTCGACCCGGCGCGCGTGTTCGGCACCCTCGGCTATTTCGACGGCGTGCACTTCGCGCCCCGGGCGCACGCGCCCGCGCTGTTCAGCGTCGGGCTGATGGACCCGGTCTGCCCGCCGAGCACCGTCTTCGCCGCGTACAACCGCTACGCGGGGGAGAAGGACATCACCGTCTGGGAGTTCGGCGACCACGGGGGCGGGCGCGCCTCGCAGGCCGTGACCCAGCTGGACTGGCTCGCCGGCCGGGGGCTCGGCACCCGGGGCTGA
- a CDS encoding ABC transporter substrate-binding protein, which yields MTARTLRTGMAATAAALTLATAACSAPSEDGGDGETGGGQDSIVIGIATEPESLSPLLGYGQDGNSKIFDGLLRHDENLELQPALATELPEISDDGLTYTYTLREGVEFSDGQPFTARDVVFTYETILDEDTNNPAKDDLAAIESVTAEGDHTVVFTLAYPYAPFAERTVLPIASAGAAGGQDVNTGPYNSEPVGTGPYVVTGWTRGERITLEANPDYWDGAPEVTRVTMAVIPDDDVRATRLRSGDIDAAVLPPNLAGTFADEDGMVTLNAESADFRSVTLPTGNPVTGDRAVRRALDTAVDRQLMVDSILEGAGSPAHGPVPAASSWFTEGTERSHDPDAARQILDEAGWEPGEDGIRVRDGQRAEFTLWYPAGDRLRQEHALAFASDAREVGIEATVESGPWEVIDERLAQDAVLAGGGSPADPDFDLYTLLKSDLAGNGYNNMGQYDNPAVDEQLDIGRRSNDPQERAAAYDAVQRELVEDPGYIFLTHIDHVYVMADHWDGVSTQVEPHDHGLGHGPWWNVEDWTVRR from the coding sequence ATGACGGCCCGGACACTACGCACGGGGATGGCCGCGACGGCGGCGGCGCTCACGCTGGCGACCGCCGCCTGTTCGGCCCCTTCGGAGGACGGGGGCGACGGGGAGACGGGCGGTGGCCAGGACTCGATCGTCATCGGCATAGCCACGGAACCCGAGTCGCTGTCCCCGCTCCTCGGCTACGGCCAGGACGGCAACTCGAAGATATTCGACGGGCTGCTGCGCCACGACGAGAACCTGGAACTCCAGCCCGCGCTCGCGACGGAGCTGCCCGAGATCAGTGACGACGGGCTCACCTACACCTACACCTTGCGCGAGGGCGTCGAGTTCAGCGACGGCCAGCCCTTCACCGCCCGCGACGTCGTCTTCACCTACGAGACGATCCTCGACGAGGACACCAACAACCCGGCCAAGGACGACCTGGCCGCCATCGAGAGCGTCACGGCGGAGGGCGACCACACGGTCGTGTTCACCCTCGCCTACCCCTACGCCCCCTTCGCGGAACGGACCGTGCTGCCCATCGCGTCGGCCGGGGCCGCCGGCGGGCAGGACGTGAACACCGGCCCCTACAACTCCGAGCCCGTGGGCACCGGGCCCTACGTGGTCACCGGCTGGACCCGCGGCGAACGCATCACGCTGGAGGCCAACCCGGACTACTGGGACGGCGCCCCTGAGGTCACGCGCGTGACCATGGCCGTCATCCCGGACGACGACGTGCGCGCCACCCGCCTGCGTTCCGGGGACATCGACGCCGCCGTGCTCCCGCCCAACCTGGCCGGCACCTTCGCCGACGAGGACGGCATGGTCACGCTGAACGCCGAGAGCGCCGACTTCAGGTCCGTGACCCTGCCCACGGGCAACCCCGTCACCGGGGACCGCGCCGTGCGCCGGGCCCTGGACACCGCGGTGGACCGCCAGCTGATGGTCGACAGCATCCTGGAGGGCGCGGGCAGCCCCGCGCACGGCCCCGTGCCCGCCGCCAGCTCCTGGTTCACCGAGGGCACGGAACGCTCCCACGACCCGGACGCGGCGCGTCAGATCCTCGACGAGGCCGGCTGGGAGCCGGGTGAGGACGGCATCCGGGTCAGGGACGGGCAGCGCGCCGAGTTCACCCTGTGGTATCCGGCCGGCGACCGGCTGCGCCAGGAGCACGCGCTCGCCTTCGCCTCGGACGCCAGGGAGGTGGGCATCGAGGCCACCGTCGAGTCGGGCCCCTGGGAGGTCATCGACGAGCGCCTCGCGCAGGACGCCGTCCTCGCCGGCGGCGGCAGCCCGGCGGACCCCGACTTCGACCTCTACACGCTGCTGAAGTCCGATCTGGCCGGCAACGGATACAACAACATGGGCCAGTACGACAACCCGGCCGTCGACGAGCAGCTCGACATCGGCCGCCGCAGCAACGACCCGCAGGAGCGGGCCGCGGCCTACGACGCCGTGCAGCGCGAACTCGTCGAGGACCCGGGCTACATCTTCCTCACCCACATCGACCACGTCTACGTCATGGCCGACCACTGGGACGGCGTCAGCACCCAGGTGGAACCGCACGACCACGGCCTGGGCCACGGTCCCTGGTGGAACGTGGAGGACTGGACGGTCCGTCGGTGA
- a CDS encoding ABC transporter permease, producing MTSLPWAAMARLSGRRLLAAVPVLALVTLGMFALGAASPFDPVRQYIGDGGMGASQETLDALRENLGTSGTFVEQWWAWLRSVAGGDLGQSLALHQPVGQVITERIGWSVLLCSVAFVIAVLLGTALGVLAARRPGGVLDRVVTSLGYTLQAAPPFWLALLAIWLFALQLDILPAGGLTDPGSDVVTAGSLLSHLVLPAGVLAISQLPWFVLYVRQGVGDALREDPVRGARARGLSERTVLLGHALRSGLLPVLTLVGTRIPELITGALLIETVFSWPGIASATVRAATATDFPLLAALTVLSALAVLAGNLLADLLYGLADPRVDHDEM from the coding sequence GTGACCTCCCTTCCCTGGGCCGCCATGGCCCGGCTCTCGGGACGGCGGCTGCTGGCCGCCGTCCCCGTCCTCGCCCTGGTGACGCTCGGCATGTTCGCCCTGGGCGCCGCCTCCCCGTTCGACCCGGTCCGCCAGTACATCGGCGACGGCGGCATGGGGGCGTCGCAGGAGACGCTGGACGCGCTGCGCGAGAACCTCGGCACCAGCGGCACGTTCGTCGAGCAGTGGTGGGCCTGGCTGCGTTCCGTCGCCGGCGGTGACCTCGGCCAGTCCCTGGCCCTGCACCAGCCCGTCGGCCAGGTCATCACCGAACGCATCGGCTGGTCGGTGCTGCTGTGCTCGGTGGCGTTCGTCATCGCCGTGCTCCTGGGCACCGCGCTTGGCGTGCTCGCCGCCCGCCGCCCCGGCGGCGTCCTGGACCGGGTCGTCACCTCGCTCGGCTACACCCTCCAGGCCGCGCCGCCGTTCTGGCTCGCGCTGCTGGCGATCTGGCTGTTCGCGCTGCAACTCGACATCCTCCCGGCCGGCGGCCTCACCGACCCGGGTTCCGACGTGGTCACGGCCGGCTCCCTGCTCAGCCACCTGGTCCTCCCCGCCGGAGTGCTCGCGATCTCGCAGCTGCCCTGGTTCGTGCTGTACGTGCGCCAGGGGGTCGGCGACGCGCTGCGCGAGGACCCGGTGCGGGGCGCCCGCGCCCGCGGGCTGAGCGAACGCACCGTGCTCCTCGGTCACGCCCTGCGCTCCGGGCTGCTGCCGGTCCTGACCCTGGTCGGCACCCGCATACCCGAGCTGATCACCGGCGCCCTGCTGATCGAAACGGTGTTCAGCTGGCCCGGCATCGCCTCCGCCACCGTGCGCGCCGCCACCGCGACCGACTTCCCGCTGCTCGCCGCCCTGACGGTGCTCTCGGCCCTCGCCGTCCTGGCCGGGAACCTGCTCGCCGACCTGCTGTACGGCCTGGCCGACCCGCGCGTCGACCACGACGAGATGTGA